CCGAAATTATAGCTCAGGATCCATTGTCCGGACTATCAGCATCGATAGCTGTCAAAGTAGTTGGTGAAGGAGTAGTCTCATTGTCACTATCTTATGTTCGTAATCAGGATGAACTGAAAGCACTGGGATGGGGATTTGGACAAACGCCCGCTTCGGTCAATTTTGATGCTGAAGGTATGACTGTAAATATGTCTCTGCAATCGAACAGCAAATATAGGGCAGACTTAAAGATGGCTTCTAATGACCGTCCGGTTGTCTTGAATATAGGAACTTACCGCTATCTTGCCTTTAGAATGGATGTGCCGGGTAACGGAAGTCTTAAGTTGGATACGAACAAAGGTGATTATGGTAACAATCCGACCGGAGTTTTGGCTGAAGATTCGCAGGTTATATATTATGATTTGCAGGCTAAGCCCTATTTTCCAACGGATGCTCCATCGGATAAGTTGACGACTTTCCAGCTGAAGATAGCGGACGTTACTGTACAACCTTATTCTTATAAGGTATATTGGGTACGTACTTTCAAGACATTGGAAGATTTAAAAGTTTACGTAGAAAAAGAAAATAACAAATAAATCTGAAATATGAAAACGAAATATATAAGCTTATTCTTTAGCTTTGTGATAGCATTTGGTATGATGTCCTGCAGTAGTGAAATTCCCAATGGGGATACCAGTAAATTCAGTGATTTGAAAAGTCCTGAAGAAGATATGGTTAAGAAAGACTATTTGCCATTGAAGCATCCTTGTATGCTTCATACACAGGCCGATATTGATCGCGTAAAAAGTAATCTGACACGATCGCCCTGGAAAGATGCCTACGCTCAACTGGAAGCAAGCGATTATGCGCAAAGTTCTTATACAGAAAAAACGAGTGCTTTGCTTGATGGATATTTGAAACGAATGGATAAGAATAATTGGTCGGGTAAATATCCGGATTACTCTAATTACACATCGTGTATGTATGATGCTGCGGCTGCTTACCAACTGGCACTCCGCTATCAGTTGTCGGGAAATACCGTATTTGCAGATGCTGCTGTAAAACTGTTTAATGCATGGGCTACGAACTGCAAGGGTATATTGAGAATGGAAGGTTATACTAATAATATTCCAGACCCTAATTTATATTTGATACCTATTCAGGCACATCAGTGGGCAAATGCGGCGGAATTGCTCAGAGATTACAACGGATGGGATAGGAATGATTTTGAGAAGTTCAAGACTTGGATGAAAGATACGTTTTACAGTGTTTCCAATATGTTCCTTAAGAATCATAACGGCGGACAGGGCAATATGCATTACTGGCTAAACTGGGATCTGGCTCAGATGACATCTATTCTTTCCATTGGAATATTGTGTGATGATAATGTGCTGATTAATCAAGCTATCGTATATTTTAAGAATGAAGAAGGAAGATATAAAGAAGCTGGAAATATCAAAAATGCAGTTCCTTTTTTGCATCAGGATCCGGATTCTGATGAGATTTTGGGACAGTGTGAAGAGTCGGGACGTGACCAAGGGCATGCGACATTGTGTGTGTCATTGATGGGGGCATTCTGTCAGATGGCTTATAGTATCGGTGAGGACCTGTTTGCTTTTGATAATTATAGGGCAGTAGCAATGGCTGAGTATGTAGGCAAGTACAATCTGATCAAAGATGAAGCCTTCAATAAAGGAACATTAGTTGGTGATGATTTTGTATATGATTCCAATTCTTTCCCCTATACTTCCTATTCAAATCCGTCTTATACCAATACAACTATATCTACAGACCAGCGCGGAACGAAAAGACCGGCATGGGAACTGTTCTATGGATATTGCAAGGCAAAAGGTATATCTTCCATTTACAGCGGGAAGTGGGCAGAGCAAATGCGCCCCGACGGAGGTGGTGGAAACTATGGACCGAATAGCGGTGGATTTGATCAGTTAGGTTTCGGCACATTGATGTATTACCGGGAATGACGATACATTTTGGAATATTTTTGCGAGGGGATTAGGTATTTACCTGATCCCCTTCGTATATATAAGCAAATAGGTCAGTAATAAGATTGTTGAAAAGAGATAAAGGATTCAGTTTTTGAAAGATTGGTTTTAATATAAGGTAAAAAGAACCTGTTTTTAGGAATAACGATTAGTATGTTTGAATGAAATTATTAGTAAGGTAATATGCGTAAAAAGATTCTGTTTATAGCAGGAATGATGGCTTGCTGTACTTGGGCGGGTGCACAGGAAATATCCCAGACCTGGGTGGCTGATAAAGGCAATGGTACTTATCAGAACCCTGTGCTTTATGCCGACTATTCCGATCCGGACGTATGTGCGGCAGGAGATGATTTCTATATGACGGCTTCCAGTTTTAATTGCATACCGGGACCTTCCTATACTTCATTCCCGTGATCTGGTAAACTGGTCGCTGGTGAATTATGCGTTGCCGGTACAGGAACCCAAAGAGTTTTTCGATAAAGCGCAGCATGGGAAAGGTGTATGGGCTCCTGCTATCCGCTTTCATAAGGGAGAGTTTTATATTTATTGGGGCGATCCGGATTATGGAATCTACATGATAAAGACCAGAGATCCGAAAGGATCATGGAGCAAACCCGTATTGGTGAAAGCTGGAAAAGGAATGATCGACCCGACGCCACTTTGGGACGAGGACGGGAAAGTATATCTGATACATGCTTATGCCGGCAGCCGCAGCGGAGTGAACAGCATTCTGGTTATTTGCGAACTGAATGCGGAAGGAACGGAAGTGATCTCCGATCCGGTAATGGTGTTCGATGGAAATGACGGGAAGAACCATACGGTAGAAGGACCGAAGCTCTATAAACGAAATGGTTACTATTATATTTTTGCTCCGGCAGGCGGAGTAGCTACCGGTTGGCAGCTAGTGCTTCGTTCAAAGAATATCTATGGTCCCTATGAATCAAAGATCGTGATGGCGCAGGGGAAGACCACCATCAACGGTCCGCATCAGGGGGGCTGGGTAGATACAAATACAGGAGAATCGTGGTTCGTCCACTTTCAGGATCAAGGGGCTTACGGACGTGTTATTCATCTCAATCCGATGAAATGGGTGAATGAATGGCCTGTGATCGGAGTAGATAAAGACAAAGACGGTTGCGGAGAACCTGTCACCACCTATAAAAAGCCGAATGTCGGAAAGATGTATCCGGTAACTACTCCTCCGGAAAGTGACGAGTTCGATACACGGCACTTGGGATTACAGTGGCAGTGGCATGCCAACAAACAGGATACCTACGGATTTACGACCGATCTGGGATATATCCGACTCTATGCAGGCAGCCTTTCCAAAGA
This sequence is a window from Bacteroides thetaiotaomicron VPI-5482. Protein-coding genes within it:
- a CDS encoding alginate lyase family protein, whose amino-acid sequence is MKTKYISLFFSFVIAFGMMSCSSEIPNGDTSKFSDLKSPEEDMVKKDYLPLKHPCMLHTQADIDRVKSNLTRSPWKDAYAQLEASDYAQSSYTEKTSALLDGYLKRMDKNNWSGKYPDYSNYTSCMYDAAAAYQLALRYQLSGNTVFADAAVKLFNAWATNCKGILRMEGYTNNIPDPNLYLIPIQAHQWANAAELLRDYNGWDRNDFEKFKTWMKDTFYSVSNMFLKNHNGGQGNMHYWLNWDLAQMTSILSIGILCDDNVLINQAIVYFKNEEGRYKEAGNIKNAVPFLHQDPDSDEILGQCEESGRDQGHATLCVSLMGAFCQMAYSIGEDLFAFDNYRAVAMAEYVGKYNLIKDEAFNKGTLVGDDFVYDSNSFPYTSYSNPSYTNTTISTDQRGTKRPAWELFYGYCKAKGISSIYSGKWAEQMRPDGGGGNYGPNSGGFDQLGFGTLMYYRE